The nucleotide sequence CACGCCGGCCGCGTAGCCGTCGGCGAGCCGCGTCGCGACGCCGTCGAGCAGCAGGTCGGTGGGCCGCGGCGGCCGCGGTCCGGACGGGACCGCCCGGGCGGCCGCGGCGGCGGCCGGGAGCCCGGTGCCCAGGCGGCCGGCGAAGAACGCGGCCCCGAGCGCCTCGAGGTAGGTCTCCCGGGCCGCGGCCCGATCCAGCGGCTCGAGCCGGCGGGCCGCGTCGAGCAGCTGCGCGACGGCGTCGCCGCCACGCCGCCGGACGGACGTGATCTGCGCGCGCAGCCGTGCCACCTGCGCCCGGTGCAGCTCGTCGAGCGGACCCAGCTGCGCCGTGGCGAGCAGCGCGTGCGCGGTGTCGGGCGCACCGGCACGGAGCTTGGCCCGCGCCGCCGCGATCGCCCGGACGCCGCGCCGGACGGGGTCAGGCGTCAGCTCCGCGGCCCGCTCGAGGAAGGCCGCCGCGGCCGCCACGCCGCCGCGGCTCTGTGCCCGTCCGGCGGACCGTTCCAGCTCGGCCGCCACCGCCTCGTCCGGCCCGGCCGCGGCCTGCGCGCGATGCCAGGCGCGCCGGTCCGGGTCGGCGTCGGGGTCGGTCGCCTCGGCCAGCGCGCGGTGGACCTCGCGGCGGTCGCCGCTGCCGGCCGCCCGGTAGGCCGCCGAGCGCACCAGCGGATGCCTGAACCGGACCCGGGCGCCGAGCTCGATCAGGCCGGCCGTCTCGGCGGCCCCGGCGGCGTCGGCGCCCAGCTCCAGCAGCGTCGTCGCGCGCAGCAGCAGCGAGACGTCGCCGACCGGCTCGGCAGCGGCGACGAGGAGGAATCGCTGCGTCGTCGGCGGCAGCGACCGCACCCGGCGCAGGAAGCTGTGCTCGATGCGCCCCGGCAGCGGGCCCGCGTCCGGGCGCCAGAACCCGCCGGCCAGCTCCGCCGCCGTCACGCCGCGCGGCAGCTCCAGCAGCGCGAGCGGGTTCCCGCGCGTCTCGGCGACGATCCGGTCGCGAACGTGCTCGTCCAGCCGTCCGGGAACGGCGGAGTCCAGCAGCGCCCGGGCGTCGGCGTCGCTGAGGCCGCCGACCGTCAGCTCCGCCAGACCGGCCAGCTCCAGGTGCGCGTCGAGATCGCGGACCGCGAACACCATCGCGACCGGCTCGGCGGCCAACCGGCGCGCGACGAACGCCAGGACCTGCAGCGACACCTGGTCCAGCCACTGGGCGTCGTCGACGACGCAGACGAGCGGCCGGTCGGCGGCGACGTCGGCTAGCAAGCTGAGCACCGCCAGCCCCACGAGGAACCGCTCCGGCGGCCGGCCCGCGCTCAGGCCGAACGCCGTGACCAGCGCGTCGTGCTGCGGCGCCGGCAGCCGGTCGAGCCGGTCCAGGAACGGCAGGCACAGCTGGTGCAGCCCGGCGAAGGCCAGCTCCATCTCGGACTCGCTGCCCGCGGCCCGCGCGACGCGGCAGCCGGCGGCCCGCCCGAGCAGGTGGTCGAGGAGCGCGGACTTGCCGATGCCGGCCTCACCGCGCAGGACCAGGACGGCGCTCTGACCGGCTCGGGCCTTGAGGAGCAGCCCGTCCAGGACGTCGCACTCGCCGTGCCGGCCGCGTAGCCCGAGCGCCGGATCCATCATCGGCATCGCCCCTGGCGAGCCTACTGAGGCCCCGTGGCCGTGGCAACGGCGTGACCCCGGACGGGCGGGGCCACGCCGCTGGAACCGGGCCCCGCTACGTCGTCACGGCGTCGACGGCCTCCAGGATCGAGGCCGTCACGGCGTCGGGCTCGGAGACGCTGAGCGCGTGCGACGCGCCCTGCATCTCCCGGGTCGCCTTGGCGCCCGCCCGCTCGGCCAGGTAGCGGTGCAGCGCGACCGGGATGTTGAGGTCCTGGTCGCTGAAGACGAACCACGACGGGATCGTCCGCCAGGCCGGCGTGCCGGTGGCCAGCTCTGCGGTGAGCGCGGCCTCGGTGGCGGGGCGCTGGGTCGCGCACATCACCGCGGCCTGGGCGGCCGGGACGTCGGCGCAGAACTGGTGGTGGAAGGCGTCCGGCCGGATGGCGAGATCGTTGCCGCCGGTCGAGACCGGGTACGCGTTCAACGCCTCGCCGAGCGTGCTGCCGGGGAACTTCGTCGACAGCCCGAACGCGGACTCGCCCTGGTCGGGCGCGAACGCGCAGACGTAGACGAGGGCGGCCACGGAGGTGCTGCCGGCGGCGGCCTCGGTGATCACCATGCCGCCGTAGGAGTGGGCGACCAGCACCACGGGGCCGTCGATGGACGCGAGGACGTCGCGCACGTAGGCCGCGTCGCCGGACAGGCTGCGCAGCGGGTTGGCGACGGCGACGGCGTCGAGCGACCGCTCCCGCAGGCGCTCGACGACGCCGGACCAGCTCGCGGACTCGGCGAAGGCGCCGTGGACGAGGACGATGGTGGGCTGCTGCTCGGACATGGGTCCTTCTCTTCTCGTGAGGTCCCGGCGCGCTAGTCGCGGCCGAGCGCCTTGCGCAGGACGTGGATCGCCTGCTCGACCGCGGCGGTGGAGGCGGCCGTCCCGCGGACGGGGTTGAGCATCATGAAGTCGTGCAGCGTGCCGTTGTAGCGGGCGCTGGTGATGCGGACGCCGGCCGCGGTCAGCTTGCGGCCGTACGCCTCGCCCTCGTCGCGCAGGACGTCGTTCTCGTCGACGACCAGGAAGGTCTCGGGCAGCCCGGCCAGCTCCTCGAGCGTCGCCCGCAGCGGCGACGCGGTGATCTCGTCGCGCTTGTCCTTCTCCGGCAGGTAGGCGTCCCAGAACCACTCCATGGCCTTGGCCGTCAGGTGCGGGCCGCCGGCGAACTCGCGGTAGCTGGCCGTGTCCTGCCCGGCGTCGGTGACCGGGTAGTACAGCGACTGGTGGACGAACGTCACGTCGCCGCGCCGCTTGGCGAGGATCGTCAGCGCCGCGGTCATGTTGCCGCCGACGGAGTCGCCGGCGACGGCGAGCCGCGAGGCGTCGAGGCCCTCGCCGGCGCCGTGCGCGGTGATCCAGCGCGCGGTGGCGTAGGCCTGCTCGATCGCGACCGGGTAGCGGACCTCGGGGGAGCGGTCGTACTCGACGAACACGAGCGCGGCCTGTGCGCCCACGGCCAGTTCGCGGACCAGGCGGTCGTGGGTGCCCGCGTTGCCGAGGATCCAGCCGCCGCCGTGGACGTACAGCACCGCGGGCAGCGGCCCGCCTGCGCCGGCAGGCCGGACGAGGCGCACGCGGACGTCACCGACGTCGGCGGGGACGGTGATCCACTTCTCGTCGACGTCGGGCAGCTCGACGGGCGCGGCCTGGACGTCGTCGAGCACCTTGCGGGCGCCCTCGGGTCCGCGCTCGTACAGCGGGGGCGGGGTGGCGGCGGCGTCGGCGAATGCCTGAGCGGCCGGTTCGAGGACGGGGTTGCTCATGGCTCTGTGCCCTTCTGCGAGAGATCGGTTCACCGCGTACGACCGGGCAGCGGTGCGGGGCGTGACACCCGCGGGGCGTCGCGCCGTCCGCTTTCGACGGCGGCCTCCGAGACGAGGACGCCCTCCAGCACGGTGAGGTCGCCGGCCCGGGCGGCCGCGAGGAACGCCTCGACGAGGCGCCGCCGGCCGGCCGGGTCGACCGGCGCCGTCCGCCCGGACGAGAGCCGCTGCCGCGCGCGCCGTACCAGCTGCCGGGCGTGGGCGACGCGGAGCTGCAGCACGTCGGAGATCCGGCGGTACGGGTAGGCGAACCCCTCGCGCAGCACGTACGCCGCCCGCTCGGCCGGCGTCAGACGTTCCATCAGCAGCTGGACCGCCAGCTCCACCGCCTCGCGCCGCTCCGCCTGGACGTCGGGGCCGTTCCGGTCGTCGGGCGACTCCGGCGGCTCCGGCAACTCCGGGCCGACGTCCAGCTCGTGCCGCCTCCGGGCGGACTGGCGGACGTTGATGGCCAGCCGGACCACCGTGGTGGAGAGGAACGCCCCGTGGTCGAGGACGACCGTCCGGTCGGTGCGCTGCCACCGGATCCAGGCTTCCTGCACGACGTCCTCCGCCTCGGGGGCGCTGCCGAGGACCCGGTACGCGATCGTGAACAACCGCGGCCGCTGCCCCATGAAGATCGACGTCGCCCGGTCCAGGTCCCGACCGGCCTCCAGCAGCTGCGTGTCCACTGCGCCTCCCCGTGAGTGCCCCCGGCGCGCGTCGCGATGACGCCACCAGAACCAACCTCCCGGTCCGGACCGCGTGGCCGCGCCCTGGAAAGGCCGTGGGCCGGTCCGTGGTGGGTGCGTGGGCACGGGGTGTCACGGATCGCCGTCCCGCTCGGTCGAAGGGGTGAGAACACCGGCGACCGGATGAGGTGACCATGAGCGACGCAGACGTGCGGCTGCAGGCGGCGGTCCTGCACGTGGGCAGCGTGGACCGCGCGACCGCGTTCTACACGCGGCTGCTGGGCCTGGAGGTGGCGCGCCGTTCGCCGGACGCCGCACTCCTCGCCACCCCGGCCGGCACCTCGACCATCGCGATGCGCGAGCGCCACGTCCAGCACGTCACGGACCGCATCGTGCAGGCGCTGGTCTGGCGCCTGGCGACCATCGACCTGCTCGACGATCTCGAGCGGCGGGCGGAGGACCTGTCGGCGCAGACCACCAGGCACCTGCTCGCCGAGGACGCCATCACGGTGCTGAACGTGTGGGATCCCGAGGGGCAGCGCCTGGTCTTCCTGCACCACGACGGCGAGAACGACGTGCCGGAGCGCATCCCGGCCGAGGTGTTCTGGTACTGATCAGGCGCCCGCCTGCTCGTCGTCGGCGTTCTCCGCCGCTGCGAGGACGCCGCGCAGCATCGTCTCGTACTCCTCGGCCTCGACCGGGTCGAACCGCCACTGCGCCATCGGCTCCTCCATGGCCTCCTCCGGGTGGCTCGACTCGACCTGCCTCAGCTCCTCACGGACCTCGCGTTCCAGCTCCGGCCTGTCCACGGACTCCGTCATCACCGCTCCGTTCGATCTGGATGTCAGGTACGACCGGACACCGGCGCCGTCCGTGACAGCGATCGCATGCAACGGTGGCTCGGCGCCGTAGCGGTGCCACACTCCCGCGCCGGAACAGTGGGCGATCGCTCCATGGCCGGCGCCCGGCGGCGTCCGGGAGCCTGGCGTACATGGAGACGTTCGACGTGGCCGTCGTCGGCCTGGGCGCGCTGGGCAGCGCTGCCGCCTACCACCTGGCCCGGAAGGGCGCCGCCGTCGTCGCGTTCGAGCAGTTCGAGCTCGGGCACGTGCGCGGCGCCTCGCATGACACGTCGCGCATCGTCAGGACGTCCTACGGGGAGGAGCGGTACGTGCGCCTGGCGCAGTCGGCGTACCGCGACTGGGCCGACCTCGAACAGGTCGCCGGCGAGCGGTTCCTCACCGTCACCGGCGGCGTCGTCTTCCTGCCGACGGACGGCCCGTACGACGCCGCCGACTTCAGCACCAGCCTCGACGCCGCAGGTGTGCCGTACGACCTGCTCGGCCCGGACGACGTGAGTGCGCGCTGGCCGCAGTTCACGCTCGCCGGGAACGTCGAGACCGTCTACACGCCGGACACCGGCATCGTCCACGCCGCCCGCACGGTCGCGACGCTGCAGCTGCAGGCGCGCGTGCACGGCGCGGTCATCCGCGACCGCACGCCGGTCGAGCGGCTCCGCCCGGACGGCGCCGGCGTCGTCGTCCACACCGCGACGGGCGACGTGCGGGCGCGCAAGGTGGTCGTGGCGGCCGACGCCTGGACGAACCGGCTGCTGGAGCCGCTGGGCGCGGCCATCCCGCTGGTCACGATGCAGGAGCAGGTCACCTACTTCAAGCCGGACGACCCGGCGGCCTTCGACCCCGCGCGCTTCCCGGTCTGGATCTGGGAGGACACGCACTGCTTCTACGGGTTCCCGGCCTACGGCGAGCCGACGATCAAGGCCGCGCGCGACGTCTCGGACCACCTGATGACGCCGGAGGAGCGCACCTTCGTGCCCGCACCCGAGCTGGTCGAGCAGCTCACGTCGTTCCTGGGCGGCATCGTCCCGGGCCGCGGCGTGCCGCTGCGCACTGTCACCTGCCAGTATGCGCTGACGCCGGACCGCGAGTTCGTCCTCGGGCCGCTGGACGAGCACCCGGACGTCCTCGTCGCGCTGACCGCCGGGCACGGGTTCAAGTTCACCCCGGCGATCGGGCGGATCCTCGCCGAACTGGCGATCGACGGCGGGACCGCCGACGACATCTCCGGCTTCGCCGCGCCGGCCTGACCCGGGCGCCCTCAGTCGAGGTCGAACTCGTTGCCCTCGATGTCCTGCATGAGGATGCACGACTCGTTGTCCTCGTCGGCGAGCAGGACCCGCACTTCGACCGCGCCGAGCGCGACCAGCCGGGCGCTCTCGGCCTGGAGGGCGGCGAGGCGCTCGTCGCCGACGAGTCCGGTGCCGACCCGCACGTCGAGGTGCACCCGGTTCTTGACGACCTTGCCTTCGGGGACGCGCTGGAAGTACAGCCGCGGGCCCACCCCGTTGGGGTCGACGCAGGCGAACGCCGAGCCCTGCTGCTCGGGCGGCAGCGTGCGCTCGAAGTCGTCCCAGCCGGCGTACCCGTCCGGTGGCGGCTGGACGACGTACCCGAGCACCTCGCACCAGAAGCGAGCGAGGCGCTCGGGTTCCGCGCAGTCGAAGGTGACCTGGACCTGCCTGACCGACGTCATCGGCCCACCCTAACGGCGCGCGCCGGCCGCCGAGATCCCGAGGTTAGATCCGGGCGTGGCGGAACGGCGACGCCAGCAGCATCAGCACGGTACCGGCGAAGATCACCGCGGCGATCACCAGCGCGGACGCCAGCCCCAGCCGGTCGGCGAGCAGCCCCGCGAGCGGCGACGCGACCACGACCACGCCCCGGTTGAAGGACCGCATCGTCGTGTTCGTCCGCGCCTGCAGGGCGTCCGGAGTCAGCGCCTGCCGGAAGGTCATCTCGTGCGAGTTGCTGAGCCCCATCGCGAGGCCGTACAGCCCCTGGCCCACGCCGAGGAGCACCGGGGCGAGGACGGTCCCGGTCCCCGCCCCGGCCGTCGCCACCACAACGACGGCGACGGTGATGACGGCGTGGGCGGCGATGATCGCCCCGCCGGTGCCGAACCGGCGGCCGGCGGCCGTGCTCACCGACGCACCCAGCAGAGCGCCCACGCCGGCCGCGGCGGTCGTGAGGCCGAAGGTGGACGGGGACAGCCCGAGCTCCACCAACGCCCAGACGGGGAGCACCACCAGCACCATCGCGTTCGCGGCGAACCACACGTGGGTCGCGACGGCCAGCCGCGCCAGCCCGGACCCGCCGTACACCCAGCGGACCCCCTCGGAGATCTCACGCCGCAGGCTCGGCACCGGTCCGCCGGCCCGGTCGCGCGGCTCGTCCACCCGGGTCGTCGCGACCATGACCGCCGAGAACACGTAGGTGACAGCGTCGGCGAGGACCGCCAGCGGCGCCCCGATCAACCGGACCAGCAGCCCGCCGAGCGCGGGACCGGCCGTCTGCGCCACGGCATCGGCGCCGTCGATGCGCGCGTGCGCCCGTTGCAGGTGAACGCGCTGCACGAGCCGCGGCAGGAACGCCATCGAGGCGGCGTCGTTCACCAGGGAGGCAGCGCCGAAGCACGCCACCAGGACCACGAGCAGCGGCAGCGTCAGCAGGTCGGCGGCCCACGCGGCCGGGATCATCAGCAGCACCGCGGCCCGGGCCAGGTCGCTGGTGATCATGACCGGCCGCCGCCGCACCCGGTC is from Jiangella alkaliphila and encodes:
- a CDS encoding VOC family protein; translated protein: MSDADVRLQAAVLHVGSVDRATAFYTRLLGLEVARRSPDAALLATPAGTSTIAMRERHVQHVTDRIVQALVWRLATIDLLDDLERRAEDLSAQTTRHLLAEDAITVLNVWDPEGQRLVFLHHDGENDVPERIPAEVFWY
- a CDS encoding sigma-70 family RNA polymerase sigma factor — its product is MDTQLLEAGRDLDRATSIFMGQRPRLFTIAYRVLGSAPEAEDVVQEAWIRWQRTDRTVVLDHGAFLSTTVVRLAINVRQSARRRHELDVGPELPEPPESPDDRNGPDVQAERREAVELAVQLLMERLTPAERAAYVLREGFAYPYRRISDVLQLRVAHARQLVRRARQRLSSGRTAPVDPAGRRRLVEAFLAAARAGDLTVLEGVLVSEAAVESGRRDAPRVSRPAPLPGRTR
- a CDS encoding alpha/beta hydrolase, whose amino-acid sequence is MSNPVLEPAAQAFADAAATPPPLYERGPEGARKVLDDVQAAPVELPDVDEKWITVPADVGDVRVRLVRPAGAGGPLPAVLYVHGGGWILGNAGTHDRLVRELAVGAQAALVFVEYDRSPEVRYPVAIEQAYATARWITAHGAGEGLDASRLAVAGDSVGGNMTAALTILAKRRGDVTFVHQSLYYPVTDAGQDTASYREFAGGPHLTAKAMEWFWDAYLPEKDKRDEITASPLRATLEELAGLPETFLVVDENDVLRDEGEAYGRKLTAAGVRITSARYNGTLHDFMMLNPVRGTAASTAAVEQAIHVLRKALGRD
- a CDS encoding VOC family protein, which translates into the protein MTSVRQVQVTFDCAEPERLARFWCEVLGYVVQPPPDGYAGWDDFERTLPPEQQGSAFACVDPNGVGPRLYFQRVPEGKVVKNRVHLDVRVGTGLVGDERLAALQAESARLVALGAVEVRVLLADEDNESCILMQDIEGNEFDLD
- the solA gene encoding N-methyl-L-tryptophan oxidase; its protein translation is METFDVAVVGLGALGSAAAYHLARKGAAVVAFEQFELGHVRGASHDTSRIVRTSYGEERYVRLAQSAYRDWADLEQVAGERFLTVTGGVVFLPTDGPYDAADFSTSLDAAGVPYDLLGPDDVSARWPQFTLAGNVETVYTPDTGIVHAARTVATLQLQARVHGAVIRDRTPVERLRPDGAGVVVHTATGDVRARKVVVAADAWTNRLLEPLGAAIPLVTMQEQVTYFKPDDPAAFDPARFPVWIWEDTHCFYGFPAYGEPTIKAARDVSDHLMTPEERTFVPAPELVEQLTSFLGGIVPGRGVPLRTVTCQYALTPDREFVLGPLDEHPDVLVALTAGHGFKFTPAIGRILAELAIDGGTADDISGFAAPA
- a CDS encoding MFS transporter, translating into MSAEPPFPPPGFRRFWAGEAVSGLGSYVTLLALQTLVVLDLDGGATEVGWVSSARWLPYLLAGLVVGALVDRVRRRPVMITSDLARAAVLLMIPAAWAADLLTLPLLVVLVACFGAASLVNDAASMAFLPRLVQRVHLQRAHARIDGADAVAQTAGPALGGLLVRLIGAPLAVLADAVTYVFSAVMVATTRVDEPRDRAGGPVPSLRREISEGVRWVYGGSGLARLAVATHVWFAANAMVLVVLPVWALVELGLSPSTFGLTTAAAGVGALLGASVSTAAGRRFGTGGAIIAAHAVITVAVVVVATAGAGTGTVLAPVLLGVGQGLYGLAMGLSNSHEMTFRQALTPDALQARTNTTMRSFNRGVVVVASPLAGLLADRLGLASALVIAAVIFAGTVLMLLASPFRHARI
- a CDS encoding alpha/beta fold hydrolase, whose product is MSEQQPTIVLVHGAFAESASWSGVVERLRERSLDAVAVANPLRSLSGDAAYVRDVLASIDGPVVLVAHSYGGMVITEAAAGSTSVAALVYVCAFAPDQGESAFGLSTKFPGSTLGEALNAYPVSTGGNDLAIRPDAFHHQFCADVPAAQAAVMCATQRPATEAALTAELATGTPAWRTIPSWFVFSDQDLNIPVALHRYLAERAGAKATREMQGASHALSVSEPDAVTASILEAVDAVTT
- a CDS encoding helix-turn-helix transcriptional regulator, translating into MDPALGLRGRHGECDVLDGLLLKARAGQSAVLVLRGEAGIGKSALLDHLLGRAAGCRVARAAGSESEMELAFAGLHQLCLPFLDRLDRLPAPQHDALVTAFGLSAGRPPERFLVGLAVLSLLADVAADRPLVCVVDDAQWLDQVSLQVLAFVARRLAAEPVAMVFAVRDLDAHLELAGLAELTVGGLSDADARALLDSAVPGRLDEHVRDRIVAETRGNPLALLELPRGVTAAELAGGFWRPDAGPLPGRIEHSFLRRVRSLPPTTQRFLLVAAAEPVGDVSLLLRATTLLELGADAAGAAETAGLIELGARVRFRHPLVRSAAYRAAGSGDRREVHRALAEATDPDADPDRRAWHRAQAAAGPDEAVAAELERSAGRAQSRGGVAAAAAFLERAAELTPDPVRRGVRAIAAARAKLRAGAPDTAHALLATAQLGPLDELHRAQVARLRAQITSVRRRGGDAVAQLLDAARRLEPLDRAAARETYLEALGAAFFAGRLGTGLPAAAAAARAVPSGPRPPRPTDLLLDGVATRLADGYAAGVPALTRALQAFRGDDADDAVMSWLWLACPVAPEPIAPDLWDDDAWHDLATRAVRLARGAGALTVLPVALSYRAGVHLHAGEFAAAATLIEESEAIAAATGNPPLRYTPILLAAWRGDETAARAAIDAAVHEAEARGEGRALGLAGYATAVLDNGLGHYGAALAAARTACDYEDLGFYGWSLAELVEAAVRAGAPAEAGAALELLLERAGSSGTDWALGVGARSAALLADGERADALYREAIERLGRSRAAVQQARARLLYGEWLRRENRRASAREQLRAAHETFARIGAEAFAERARRELQATGETVHRRSTGSGLALTTQEAQIARLAGDGLTNPEIGAQLFISPHTVEWHLRKVFAKLDISSRRQLRTALPAGVRAGAPV